In Prunus dulcis chromosome 2, ALMONDv2, whole genome shotgun sequence, a single genomic region encodes these proteins:
- the LOC117619658 gene encoding protein yippee-like At4g27745 yields MEDLAGPRLYGCYKCQNHVCCHDDIVSKDFQASRGRAFLFSHAMNVAVGLTEDRYLITGLHAVADVHCCDCKEMLGWKYVKAYEELQKYKEGKFVLEKFKIVKVNW; encoded by the exons ATGGAGGATTTAGCTGGGCCAAGGCTGTATGGCTGCTACAAGTGCCAGAACCATGTTTGCTGTCATGATGATATTGTCTCCAAAGATTTTCAG GCAAGCCGGGGCAGAGCGTTTCTGTTCTCCCATGCAATGAATGTGGCTGTAGGGCTTACAGAGGACCGATATCTCATCACAGGCCTGCACGCAGTTGCAGATGTACACTGCTGTGATTGTAAGGAGATGTTGGGCTGGAAATATGTAAAAGCCTATGAGGAATTGCAGAAGTACAAAGAAGGAAAGTTTGTTCTTGAAAAATTTAAGATTGTCAAGGTGAATTGGTAG